In Phoenix dactylifera cultivar Barhee BC4 unplaced genomic scaffold, palm_55x_up_171113_PBpolish2nd_filt_p 002478F, whole genome shotgun sequence, a single genomic region encodes these proteins:
- the LOC103717792 gene encoding uncharacterized protein LOC103717792, whose product MAETRMNSMPRPKKAGKGFTRRCASLVKEQRARIYILRRCATMLLCWYIHGDD is encoded by the coding sequence ATGGCCGAGACTCGGATGAACTCCATGCCCCGGCCGAAGAAGGCCGGCAAGGGGTTCACCAGGCGGTGCGCGTCGCTCGTCAAGGAGCAGCGCGCCAGGATCTACATTCTGCGTCGCTGCGCCACGATGTTGCTCTGCTGGTACATCCATGGGGATGACTAG